The segment CCTCGTCCTTGATGGCGGCGGTGACCTCGATACGGGCCCGTTCCCTGGCCCCTCGCACGGTGCTCATGCGGATCAGTGTGACATACACGTGGAGCAGTGCACAAAAATCGGAGCACCGCACTCTTGAGAGAGCACTGCTCTTGCTTTGGTGCACCGATCCGTGCACACTGATCTCAAGAGAGAGCAGTGCTCTCGCAATCACAGTCCGACATCGCCCCGGAGGCCACCGTGAACGCGTCCACCCCGCACTACATCAAGGCCGGCCCGCTGGAGACCCGCCTCAACTCGCTCCTCGGCAAGCTCGCCCGTCTCGGCATCAGCCTGGCCGGCACCGCGGAACTGTCGGTGCGCGGCCGTACCTCCGGCAAGATGCAGCGCATCCCGGTCAACCCCCACACGTTCGAGGGCGCCCAGTACCTGGTCTCGGCCCGCGGCCACTCCCAGTGGGTCCGCAACATGCGCGTGGCGGGCGGCGGCGAGCTCCGCCTGGGCCGCAAGGTCCGCCCGTTCACCGTCACCGAGCTCACCGACCCGGTGGAGAAGGCGGCCGTGCTGCGCGCCTACCTGGAGAAGTGGGGCTGGGAGGTCAACCGGTTCTTCCAGGGCGTCACGGCCGAGTCCACGGACGCCGAACTGCAGGCCGCCGCCGGGGACCCCCCGGTCTTCCGCATCGCGGTGACCGGCTGATCCCCGCAGCCCTGCCTCGCGGCCCCGCAGCCCTGCCTCGCGGCCCCGCGGCCCGGACGCGCGGCCCCGGCCCCCCGGCCCGGCGGCGCGCTGCTCGCCGTCGCGCCCCCGCCGCCAGCCCCTCCGGCCCCCAGCCCCGCCGGCGTCAGCTCCGGCCGCTCCGCGCCAGACGGGCGTCCAGCAGGTGCAGCGCCTTGCGCGCCATCGGATGCGTGCGGACCAGGTCGGCCAGGTTCGTGGACCCGCGCGTGATCCCGGCGAAGGCCTTCCAGGCGGGCCGCAGCCCCGTCAGCGCACCGTGCATCAGTCCCGGACGGGACTCGAAGACGGTCAGCATCCGCTTGCCGACGCTCATCTCCACGCCCAGCCCGGCCTTGACCGCGAAGGCGTAGTTCAGCGCCTGGCGCCGCGCGTCCACGGCGTCCTGCGCCTCGGCGATCTTCGCGGCCCACTCCCCCGCGAGCCGTCCCGAACGCAGCGCGAAGGAGATCCCCTCGCGGGTCCACGGCTCCAGCAGACCGGCCGCGTCACCCGCCACCAGCACCCGGCCGCGCGACAACGGGGACCCGGGCTTGCGGCAGCGCGTCAGGTGCCCGGAGGAGACGGCCGGCTCGAAACCGGCCAGACCCAGCCGCGCGACGAAGTCGTCCAGGTACCGCTTGGTCGCGGCCCCCTCGCCCTTCGCCGAGATGACGCCGACGGTGAGTGTGTCGCCCTTGGGGAAGACCCACCCGTAACTGCCCGGCAGCGGACCCCAGTCGATCAGGACGCGGCCCTTCCAGTCCTCGGCCACGGTCGCCGGGACCGGGATCTCCGCCTCCAGCCCGAGGTCGACCTGGTCCATCTCCACCCCGACGTGGGCGCCGATGCGGCTCGCGCTGCCGTCCGCGCCGACCACCGCCCGGGCCAGCACGGTCTCCCCGTCCGCGAGCACCACCGCGACCGTGCGCCGGTCGGGCACCGACGCGCCGTGCTGCTCGACCCGGCTCACCGCCGTCCCCGTGCGCAGCACCGCGCCGGCCTTCTCGGCCTCCGCGACCAGCGCCGCGTCGAACTCGGGCCGGTTGATCAGCCCGAACAGCATGCGCTTCGAACGCCGGGTCCGGGTCAGCTTCCCGTCCAGGGAGAAGGTCACCGCATGGATCCGGTCCTTGAACGGCAGGACGAAGCCCGGCGGCAGGGCGTCGCGCGAGGGACCGATGATGCCGCCGCCGCAGGTCTTGTAGCGGGGCAGTACGGCCTTCTCCAGCAGCAGGACGCGCCGCCCCGCGCTCGCCGCCGCGTACGCGGCCATCGCCCCGGCCGGGCCGGCGCCGACCACGACGACGTCCCACACCTCGCCGGTGCCGTCGGCCGGGCCGTCGCCCGCCTGCCCGTCCCGGTCCTGGGCGGCCCCGGCCGCCTGCTCCGCTTCCGTTGCGGATCCGCCGTCAATGCTGTCGTCGCTGGTCACGATGGGCTGCTGCTCCTGATCACACGTTGCTCCGATGCCGGGAAGATCCTACGGCGCGCATCCCGCTCGTCCTGCTGTGCGAGGATCGAGCGGACCCCGCCGTACCACGGCGTACACACCGCACAACGTCGCACCCACGAGGAGCGTGCCCATGTCGCAGAATCCGATCGCCGAGACCGTCGCCTCGCTGATGCCCCGCGCCAAGGCGGAGCTGACCGAGCTGGTGGCGTTCCAGTCGGTCGCGGACTGGGCGCAGTTCCCCAAGAGCGAGAGCGAGGGCGCCGCGAACTGGGTGGCCGACGCCCTGCGCGCCGAGGGCTTCCAGGACGTGGCCCTCCTCGACACCCCCGACGGCACCCAGTCGGTGTACGGCTTCCTGCCCGGCCCCGAGGGCGCCCCGACCGTCCTGCTGTACGCGCACTACGACGTGCAGCCGCCGCTCGACGACGCCGCCTGGATCTCCCCGGCCTTCGAGCTGACCGAGCGCGACGGCCGCTGGTACGGGCGCGGCGCGGCCGACTGCAAGGGCGGCTTCATCATGCACCTGCTGGCCCTGCGCGCGCTGAAGGCGAACGGCGGCGTACCGGTCTCCGTGAAGGTGATCGTGGAGGGCTCGGAGGAGCAGGGCACCGGCGGCCTCCAGCAGTACGCCGAGGCCCACCCCGAGCTGCTGACCGCCGACACGATCGTGATCGGCGACGCGGGCAACTTCCGCCTGGGCCTGCCGACGGTGACGGCCACCCTGCGCGGCATGACGCTGATCAAGGTCAAGATCGACACCCTGGGCGGGAACCTGCACTCCGGGATGTTCGGCGGCGTCGCCCCCGACGCCCTGGCCGCCCTGATCCGCCTGCTGGACTCGCTGCGCTCCGAGGACGGCTCGACGACGGTGGACGGCCTGGCCTCCGACGCGGTGTGGGAGGGCCTGCAGTACCCCGAGGCGGACTTCCGCGCCGACGCGAAGGTGCTGGACGGGGTCGAGCTGATCGGTGAGGGCACCATCGCGGACCGGCTGTGGGCCCGTCCGGCCGTCACCGTGCTCGGCATCGACTGCCCGCCGGTGGTCGGCGCGACCCCCTCGGTCCACGCGAGCGCCGGCGCGCTGATCAGCCTGCGCGTGCCGCCGGGCGTGGACACCGCCGAGGCCATCAAGCTGCTGGAGGCGCACCTGATCGCGCACACCCCGTGGAAGGCGAAGCTGGAGCTGGAGGTCGTCGGCCAGGGCCAGCCGTTCCAGGCGGACACCTCCAGCCCGGCGTACGCGTCGATGGCCGCCGCCCTGCGCGAGGCCTACGACGGCCAGGAGATGCAGATCAGCGGCATGGGCGGATCGATCCCGCTGTGCAACACCCTCACCTCCCTCTACCCGCGGGCCGAGATGCTGCTGATCGGCCTGAGCGAGCCGGAGGCGCAGATCCACGCGGTCAACGAGAGCGTCTCCCCGCAGGAGCTGGAGCGGCTGTCGGTGGCCGAGGCGCTGTTCCTCGTCAACTACGCGGAGTCCAAGCGCGCCTGACGCCAAGCCCGTTGACGGACGCCCGGGGCGCGCTGCGCCCTGGGCGTACTCTGCTACCGGCGAAGTCACGTGCGCAGGACCGGTCATGGCGCATACGTTCGCCCCATGGACAACTTGGATCTTGTCGAAGTACTCCCCGGCCGGCTGCACATGCTGCGTTTCCCCATCGGGCAGGCCTACCTCTGGCAGGACCGGGGCGGGGAGGCCCTGACCCTCATCGACTCCGGCCCGGCCGGGGCGGCCGACGCGATCGAGGGGGCGATACGTTCCCTCGGGCTCGCGCCGGAGCGGCTGGAGCGGATCGTGCTGACCCA is part of the Streptomyces katrae genome and harbors:
- a CDS encoding nitroreductase/quinone reductase family protein — protein: MNASTPHYIKAGPLETRLNSLLGKLARLGISLAGTAELSVRGRTSGKMQRIPVNPHTFEGAQYLVSARGHSQWVRNMRVAGGGELRLGRKVRPFTVTELTDPVEKAAVLRAYLEKWGWEVNRFFQGVTAESTDAELQAAAGDPPVFRIAVTG
- a CDS encoding geranylgeranyl reductase family protein, whose amino-acid sequence is MWDVVVVGAGPAGAMAAYAAASAGRRVLLLEKAVLPRYKTCGGGIIGPSRDALPPGFVLPFKDRIHAVTFSLDGKLTRTRRSKRMLFGLINRPEFDAALVAEAEKAGAVLRTGTAVSRVEQHGASVPDRRTVAVVLADGETVLARAVVGADGSASRIGAHVGVEMDQVDLGLEAEIPVPATVAEDWKGRVLIDWGPLPGSYGWVFPKGDTLTVGVISAKGEGAATKRYLDDFVARLGLAGFEPAVSSGHLTRCRKPGSPLSRGRVLVAGDAAGLLEPWTREGISFALRSGRLAGEWAAKIAEAQDAVDARRQALNYAFAVKAGLGVEMSVGKRMLTVFESRPGLMHGALTGLRPAWKAFAGITRGSTNLADLVRTHPMARKALHLLDARLARSGRS
- a CDS encoding dipeptidase, which codes for MSQNPIAETVASLMPRAKAELTELVAFQSVADWAQFPKSESEGAANWVADALRAEGFQDVALLDTPDGTQSVYGFLPGPEGAPTVLLYAHYDVQPPLDDAAWISPAFELTERDGRWYGRGAADCKGGFIMHLLALRALKANGGVPVSVKVIVEGSEEQGTGGLQQYAEAHPELLTADTIVIGDAGNFRLGLPTVTATLRGMTLIKVKIDTLGGNLHSGMFGGVAPDALAALIRLLDSLRSEDGSTTVDGLASDAVWEGLQYPEADFRADAKVLDGVELIGEGTIADRLWARPAVTVLGIDCPPVVGATPSVHASAGALISLRVPPGVDTAEAIKLLEAHLIAHTPWKAKLELEVVGQGQPFQADTSSPAYASMAAALREAYDGQEMQISGMGGSIPLCNTLTSLYPRAEMLLIGLSEPEAQIHAVNESVSPQELERLSVAEALFLVNYAESKRA